From Topomyia yanbarensis strain Yona2022 chromosome 1, ASM3024719v1, whole genome shotgun sequence, one genomic window encodes:
- the LOC131677753 gene encoding gamma-aminobutyric acid type B receptor subunit 2, producing MKANGGNTMRTTIVMQAVVLYLFQNWVDGSRPGSGHRLDVYIAGFFPYGEGVENSETGRGVMPSVKLALDHVNEHSTILRNYRLHMWWNDTECNAAVGVKSFFDMMHSGPHKLMLFGAACTHVTDPIAKASKHWHLTQLSYADTHPMFTKDAFPNFFRVVPSENAFNAPRLALLKEFNWTRIGTIYQNEPRYSLPHNHMVADLDAMGLDVVETQSFVYDVEESLRKLREKDVRIILGNFNEYWARKVFCEAYKLDMFGRSYQWLIMGTYTNEWWAENDTDCMVDQVRLALESSMLVDLLPLSTSGDITISGINADEYLTEYNSRRGSEYSRFHGYTYDGIWAVACAIQYVSQRKEHSLTHFEYRVKEWENIFIEALKNTSFEGVTGPVRFYNNERKASFLLKQFQNGEEVKIGEYSSLTNRLDLSLGHPMKWVGRAPPKDRTLRIIEHSQVNITIYVVLASLSCVGIVMATVFLIVNIKYRNQRYIKMSSPHLNNLIIIGCILTYMSVIFLGLDSGLSSVAAFPYICTARAWLLMAGFSLAFGAMFSKTWRVHSIFTDLKLNKKVIKDYQLFIVVGVLLAIDLAIMTTWQIADPFYRETKHIEPSVHPTLEDVIIVQENEYCQSNRMTIFIGVIYAYKGLLLIFGAFLAWETRHVSIPALNDSKHVGLSVYNCVIMCVMGAAIALVLSDRKDAVFILISIFIIFCTTATLCLVFVPKLVELKRNPNGVVDKKVRATLRPMSKNRRDSSVCELEQRMRDVKQTNCRFRKVLMEKEAELQTLIKRLGPDARAWIGLETCSSEPDVNKESVKIQVKKDYASEGTEFTSIGSLVSSNDTLDSVGPERKKKTTVVLPGEELPTKPVASVVTNTVTRSSMVNTTTNVPVANATMPTASSLISAISTAAQTVVTTQTAMAKPLPPTANSIGSSTSVPQDPNKPMFNDVRRESVSCSKWSPGQIKDRNEDDRSYQSTTKMNNQMNGTSVASLNHSNSELNQVCHHSKPSSKSRDIGNDTARRVSVQATSSLKGNFVVSQSDLWDTHTLSHAKQRQSPRGQSRCPDHSHPPPQQQQQAQQPPQYDHERENSTASSPGPIQRSVSEKNRTKHRHKQKSTACQSETDSEREQRDYQNFSPSVCSTGSTAVSTSVAGGCVTPTKMTSRKLSKAQHSHHHSTPNVAPEKKAGVGSGGSTHIRHRKKDSSSKPNLYGACSESELLDGDTAILPIFRKLLNEKDSKYRTRNMVGASCPNISIKCDIVEYL from the exons ATGAAAGCTAACGGTGGGAACACTATGAGAACCACTATCGTCATGCAGGCAGTAGTACTGTATCTATTCCAAAACTGGGTCGACGGGTCTAGACCGGGGTCAGGCCACCGGTTGGATGTTTACATTGCCGGTTTCTTCCCGTATGGCGAAGGAGTGGAGAACAGCGAGACAGGCCGTGGAGTAATGCCAAGTGTGAAGCTTGCCTTGGATCACGTAAACGAGCACTCGACCATTCTGCGAAATTACCGATTGCACATGTGGTGGAACGACACGGAGTGTAATGCGGCCGTCGGGGTCAAGTCGTTTTTCGACATGATGCACTCTGGGCCGCACAAGCTTATGCTGTTCGGTGCCGCCTGCACCCACGTAACCGACCCGAtagcgaaagcgagcaaacatTGGCACCTAACCCAGCTGTCATACGCGGATACGCATCCTATGTTTACCAAGGATGCGTTTCCGAACTTTTTCCGCGTGGTGCCATCGGAGAATGCGTTTAATGCACCACGATTAGCGCTTTTGAAGGAATTTAATTGGACCAGAATTGGAACAATCTATCAGAATGAACCGAGATACTCATTACCTCACAATCACATGGTGGCCGATCTTGATGCCATGGGACTTGACGTTGTAGAAACGCAAAGCTTCGTCTACGATGTGGAAGAATCTTTACGCAAGCTACGCGAGAAGGACGTTCGAATCATTCTGGGTAACTTCAACGAATACTGGGCCAGAAAGGTGTTTTGCGAAGCGTACAAGTTGGACATGTTCGGTCGATCGTACCAATGGTTGATCATGGGAACGTACACCAACGAGTGGTGGGCCGAAAATGATACCGACTGTATGGTCGACCAAGTACGGTTGGCATTGGAGTCGTCAATGCTGGTGGATCTACTACCACTTTCTACCAGTGGCGACATCACGATTTCCGGCATT AACGCAGATGAATACCTAACCGAATACAACAGCCGACGAGGAAGTGAGTATTCACGGTTTCATGGTTACACGTACGATGGAATCTGGGCTGTAGCGTGCGCAATACAGTATGTCTCACAGCGTAAAGAACACTCGCTGACTCATTTTGAATATCGAGTAAAGGAATGGGAGAATATCTTCATCGAGGCGCTGAAAAATACCAGCTTCGAGGGGGTTACG GGTCCCGTGCGCTTCTACAATAATGAAAGAAAGGCAAGCTTTCTGTTGAAACAATTTCAAAACGGCGAGGAGGTTAAGATTGGAGAGTACAGTTCGTTGACGAATCGTTTAGATCTATCACTCGGTCATCCGATGAAATGGGTTGGCCGAGCTCCCCCGAAGGATCGAACACTCCGGATCATAGAGCACAGTCAGGTTAACATAACGATTTACGTAGTCCTTGCTAGTCTCTCGTGTGTAGGAATCGTAATGGCAACCGTATTCTTGATCGTCAATATTAAATACCGGAATCAACG ATATATCAAAATGTCCAGTCCCCATCTGAATAATCTAATTATCATTGGATGTATTCTGACCTACATGAGCGTAATTTTTCTCGGATTGGACAGTGGCTTGAGCAGCGTGGCTGCATTCCCCTACATCTGTACGGCCCGTGCCTGGCTACTCATGGCCGGGTTCAGCTTGGCGTTCGGTGCAATGTTCTCCAAAACGTGGCGTGTGCATTCTATTTTCACCGACTTGAAGCTCAACAAAAAGGTGATCAAGGATTATCAACTGTTTATCGTAGTCGGGGTGCTGCTGGCGATAGACTTGGCAATTATGACCACCTGGCAAATTGCGGACCCGTTCTATCGGGAAACGAAACATATTGAACCTTCG GTGCATCCAACATTGGAAGACGTCATCATTGTTCAGGAGAACGAATACTGCCAATCCAACAGAATGACAATTTTCATCGGTGTAATCTATGCGTACAAAGGATTACTCCTAATCTTTGGTGCTTTTCTGGCATGGGAAACTCGACACGTGTCTATCCCAGCACTGAACGACTCGAAACATGTCGGATTATCCGTCTACAACTGTGTGATCATGTGCGTGATGGGTGCCGCTATCGCTTTAGTACTATCGGACCGCAAGGATGCTGTGTTCATACTGATTTCAATATTTATCATCTTTTGTACAACGGCCACACTTTGTTTGGTGTTTGTTCCCAAG TTAGTAGAACTAAAACGTAATCCAAACGGGGTGGTTGACAAAAAGGTACGTGCAACGCTGCGACCAATGTCCAAGAACCGTCGCGACTCATCAGTTTGTGAACTGGAACAGCGAATGCGAGATGTTAAACAGACTAACTGTCGCTTCCGAAAAGTGCTAATGGAAAAAGAAGCAGAGCTACAAACCCTCATCAAACGTCTTGGGCCGGATGCTCGTGCTTGGATAGGATTGGAAACCTGTTCTTCAGAACCGGACGTTAACAAGGAATCTGTCAAGATTCAAGTGAAAAAGGATTATGCCAGCG AGGGAACCGAATTTACATCAATTGGAAGTCTAGTCTCGAGTAACGATACATTAGATTCCGTTggtccagaaag aaaaaagaaaacgaCCGTTGTTTTACCTGGCGAGGAACTTCCAACCAAACCAGTAGCATCTGTCGTTACGAATACTGTAACTAGGAGCAGTATGGTCAACACCACCACCAATGTTCCAGTTGCAAATGCAACGATGCCAACCGCGTCATCATTGATCAGCGCGATCTCTACAGCGGCACAAACTGTAGTAACAACACAAACTGCAATGGCCAAGCCATTGCCACCTACAGCAAATAGTATTGGAAGCTCTACCAGCGTTCCCCAAGATCCGAACAAACCAATGTTCAATGATGTTCGCAGGGAGTCAGTATCTTGTTCGAAGTGGTCACCTGGTCAGATTAAG GATCGAAACGAGGATGATCGTAGTTATCAGAGCACAACAAAAATGAACAATCAGATGAACGGTACCTCTGTTGCATCATTGAACCATTCAAACAGCGAGCTTAATCAGGTGTGTCACCATAGCAAACCAAGCAGCAAGAGTAGAG ATATAGGCAACGACACTGCCCGAAGAGTCAGCGTCCAGGCAACATCTTCGTTGAAGGGTAACTTTGTCGTATCTCAGAGTGATCTCTGGGACACGCATACGCTGTCACACGCCAAACAACGCCAATCCCCAAGAGGACAATCGCGCTGTCCCGATCACAGTCATCCACCGccacaacagcaacaacaagcACAACAGCCTCCACAGTATGATCACGAACGTGAAAACAGCACGGCTTCATCGCCCGGTCCTATTCAGCGTAGCGTATCGGAAAAGAACCGCACAAAACATCGTCATAAACAGAAGTCGACTGCATGTCAGAGCGAAACCGATAGCGAGCGGGAGCAGCGTGACTATCAGAACTTCTCCCCGTCCGTTTGTTCAACTGGCAGCACTGCCGTTTCGACGTCAGTTGCAGGTGGTTGCGTAACACCTACGAAGATGACCTCACGAAAACTGTCTAAAGCACAGCATTCCCACCATCACTCCACCCCGAACGTGGCTCCGGAGAAGAAGGCCGGAGTCGGGTCCGGTGGAAGCACTCACATAAGACACCGCAAGAAAGATTCCAGCTCAAAGCCAAATCTGTATGGCGCTTGCTCCGAATCGGAGCTGCTTGATGGCGATACGGCTATTTTGCCGATCTTTAGGAAACTGCTTAACGAAAAGGACTCAAAATATAGGACTAGAAATATGGTAGGCGCTAGCTGCCCTAATATATCGATTAAATGTGATATTGTTGAGTATCTGTAA
- the LOC131677757 gene encoding E3 ubiquitin-protein ligase CCNB1IP1-like: protein MSSQRDQLICNARDCFKKIDDVAWITCCSHVFCAQHGKDAKLRQTGSASCPACGSRFRDDFGVVERNLNSSPQYRALLLCGYSPEVIMEIANNAITFWNFQKQQVCLNLERKLEYYRESVSRLKKEVAQEKSDAESKTNRLEKQLEQAQTRIKELSEENAITSREARGEHSRMDHQARKRKMDDFLL, encoded by the exons ATGTCGTCGCAACGTGATCAACTGATTTGCAATGCACGTGACTGCTTCAAGAAGATCGACGATGTCGCCTGGATTACGTGCTGCTCCCATGTGTTTTGTGCGCAGCACGGTAAAGACGCCAAATTGCGCCAAACAGGGTCGGCATCCTGTCCGGCATGTGGCTCCCGTTTCCGCGACGATTTTGGCGTTGTGGAGCGAAATTTGAACAGCTCGCCGCAATATCGTGCG CTTCTTTTGTGTGGCTACAGTCCGGAGGTCATAATGGAGATTGCAAACAATGCAATCACATTCTGGAACTTTCAGAAGCAACAAGTGTGTCTCAACTTGGAACGAAAGCTGGAATACTATAGGGAATCCGTGTCTCGATTGAAGAAAGAGGTGGCACAGGAAAAAAGCGACGCCGAGAGCAAGACAAACCGTTTGGAGAAACAGCTGGAGCAGGCTCAGACGAGGATTAAAGAGCTAAGCGAAGAGAACGCTATAACCTCCAGGGAAGCACGCGGTGAACATTCTAGGATGGATCATCAGGCAAGGAAGCGGAAGATGGATGATTTTTTGTTATAA